GCACGTTATCAAACGGTTTTTTCTCCGTATTAAACGCCAGATAGCCGACGTTCAGCGCATCAACGGAGTGCAGCGTCAGATCTTTGTTGTTCTTGATCACATCAAACTGCACCGGCGAAGGCGCAGGAATAATCTGGCACTCGTTGGTTTGCAGCTTCGCCAGACGTGTTTCGACGTTAGGCGTGATAGAGAAAATCAGGTGTTTAGTCGGGACCGCACCGTCCCAGTAATTTGGGTTGGCGAGATAGCGGATCTGCGAATCAACTTTATATTGTTGCAACACATACGGACCGGTGCCGATAGGCCAGGTGTCGACGTTTTCCGGCGTGCCTTTTTTAAGCATCACGTCGGCATATTCGGCTGACAAAATGGAGGCGAAATCCATTCCCCAGTCGGCCAGGAACGCCGCATTCGGCTCGGTCAGCACAAACTGCACATGATAATCATCGACTTTTTTCACGTCCTGAATCAGTTTGTCCAGACCGACGTCATTAAAGTATTCGTAATTGCCCTGCGAAACGTTGTGGTACGGATGTTTAGGGTCTTTCTGGCGCAGCACCGAGAAGATAACGTCATCAGCATTAAAATCACGCGTCGGTTTGAAGAATTTATTGCTATTAAACTTCACGCCCTTACGCAGCGTAAATGTATAGGTTTTGCCGTCAGGCGAAATGGTCCACGACTCCGCCAGCGACGGAACGGGGGTATTCTTGACCGGATCAAAATTGATCAAACGGTTATAAAGCACCTGAGAACTGGCAACGAATGACGGGCCAGAACTGGCGATTTGCGGGTTGAACGATTCCGGTGACGCCTCGGAACAGTAAATAATCGTATCTGTGTTTGCCGCCCAAGCGGCGCTTGCCGGTAAAAGTGTGCTCAGCGCCAGCGCGAGCAGCGTTTTCCCTGTCTTTTTACCTGTGGACATGGTTATAAGCCTTTTCGTTTTATTATATAGAAGGTTAATAACAGCACAGCCCTGAGCGAGTGGCAAATAACGAAACACTATCAGGTTATTCTAAAGCAGCGTATTTCGCTGGTTTAACAAACAGCCCTCGCCGGTTGATTTGCCTTAAGTCAGCTACGTCGTCAAGCACTACCGCCACGTTCTATGCCGTAAGAAATCGCCGCTTTTAGCGTCTCCTCGTCCGTTTGCTTGTATCTCGATTTCGTTAAAGTAATGGTGTGAAGAAGTCTACAGGACCAAATCGTGGCAAAAACACTTTTACGCAGCGGTAATCTCGATGATTTTCAGGCCGTTGGCGGCGGCGGACAGGCCGTATTTGAATCAGCATTACAAATCCGAGAAGCACTTCGTCTGCGCAAACAGCAGGCTATTGTCGATTGTCTGGCCATCCCGCAGGTCAACGACGGCGGTGACCGCGTTGACTGGTATTCGCCGGTAGATGGCGACGTTTCCAGCTGGAATGCAACCGATGAAGACGCACGTTTTCGCGCCTTGCACTATCTGGAAAATACCCTTTCCAGCGTCGAGTCGCTGAGTAAAAAGAGCCTTCAGTCACCCAAAACTGCTCAGCAGCTGTTTGGTTCCCTGCTCTCAAAAGCATTCCAGTTCCCTGGTGAAAATTTCCTGTTCCTCGTCGACGGCAAGCCTGTCATTACGTTCTGGGGGTTTGTGAACCTCAACGAAAATGCGCGCGAGGATGTTCTGGATTGCCTGCGCGAATCGCTCAAACCAGAACCGATGCCTGCGCCGGTAGAAGAACCTGAGCCAGAAGAGCCCGCCCCGACGATTGTTTTTGAACAAGCCGACGCGCCGCTCGTCGCGCCACCGCCTGTCGTGCGAGTAACCGAGGACGATTTGTATTCGGCTGAGCCTGCCACTGTGCGAATGCCCGAAGTGGCAACGCCTGTTGAACCGGCGCCTGCCGTTATCGGCAAGAAGCGCCGCGTTCCGCTCTGGTCCCTGCCTGTAGCCGCCGTGATTATCGCCGCTGTTGCCGCGCCGCTGCTGTGGCCGAAACAGGCCCCTTCCGCAGAACCGACCCCAGTGTCAGCCCCTGCACCATTAGCCATTGCACCGAAACCGGTGAAACCGGCAGTGGAAATGACGATGAATTTACCGCTGCATCAAGCCGAAGTCCTGCCAGTAAAAGCAGCAGAACCCGCGCCCGCACCTGTGGAGCAAGCCGTTGTCATCACCGCCATACCTAAAGATGCGATGGTCATGGACGCAGTTCAGGTGAAAACCGGTTCGACCAAGTTCCTCAACGGCACCTGGCGCGCGATGCTGGACGTGAAAGATCCGATTACCGGAAAACCACCCTCACTGCGTTACCAAATTCAGAACAACAAAGGTATTGCCAGAGTGGTTCACGGTGACAATGTGGTATGTCGAAGCGACATATTCTCCGGGCTGCACAGCAACGGCGAACTGATGATTAAGAGCCGCGGCAATGCTCGCTGCACTGACGGTTCGCGCTACCCGATGCCGGAGATCGCCTGTAAAGCCGGGACTAACGACGTGGCAGAATGCACTGCCCGTTATGATGCCAAAACCGTCGTTCCGCTGACGTTCAAGAAAGCAGGTGCCTGATCCTATGCTGGTTAATCTTTGCGACTACAAACAAAGCGTGACGCTGATTGCGAACAGCGGCGTACAGTTTCTTGATTTTGGCCTGACGCCACAGGATTCGGCAAGTCTGGGCCGTTTCGTACGTAAAACCGCCAATGGCCCGTTGCTGCGCCTCAATTATGATCTGGTGAACAGCCGCTATACCTTACCCGCGGGTCGCGGCGGGCAGCCTGAAGTGGTGAAACCAGAAAGTACCTACACCTTGCATCAGTCTCTGGCGGTGCTGGATGGCGTCTGGTTCCCCATTCCTTTTTTACGCTTTAATCCTCCACGTACCTTCGTCGACGGCCCGGATAACTGGGCGCGGGCGCAGGTACGCAAGCTTGAGACGCCGGACAGCGCAGGCAATACCCATCGTGTAACCTTTGCGCTCGACAGCCAGATTGCCGATCACGCCACACCGGGCCTGTCGCCGGTCGAAAATGACATCCTGAACGGCACCCGTTTTGCGCTGGCCTGGCGCGACGATGAAGTGCTGAGTTTCCTCGATCAGACCTGGATTGACGGCTGGCTGCGCGAAGCCTTTACGGGCTACGCTACCGGCGTGGAAAACCGCTCCGAGCGCGACCTGCATCAGGCGCTGCGCGGGTTTGAATACCAGGCGCACTGGCTCAATTTGATGACCATGCTTGGCGAGCAGATCACCGTCCCGGAAGTCAAATTTGTTACCCATACCCTGAGCACCCCGGCGATTCCAGTCGATCTGATTCTGGATGTCGGCAACACTCACACCTGTGGCGTGATCATTGAAGATCATGGCGATGCCAACGACGGCCTGCGCCAGACCGCAGAACTGCAGGTACGCTCCTTAAGCGAACCGCAGTTCCTGAACGAGCCGCTGTTTACCAGCCGCCTGGAATTCTCTGAAGCCCGCTTTGGCAAACAACACTTCTCGGTCGAAAGTGGACGCGAAGATGCCTTTGTCTGGCCATCTATCGTTCGCGTGGGCGATGAAGCACGCAAACTGGCAATGCAGCGCCTCGGCACCGAAGGCAACAGCGGGATCTCCAGCCCGCGTCGCTATCTGTGGGACGAAACCCCGACAGTTCAGGACTGGCGATTTAGCCAGATGAACGCCAAAACCCAGCGCGAACCCCTTGCGACGGCTTTCCCGCTGATGAATCTGATGAACGATGACGGGCAGCCGCTGTTCACCCTGCCACAGGATGAGCGTCTGCCGGTCTTCTCACCGCAGTACAGTCGCAGCACGCTGATGACTCACATGCTGTGCGAACTACTCGCACAGGCGCTGGGCCAGATTAACAGCGTCGCCACGCGTCTGCGTTTAGGCTTCCCGGCATCACCGCGTCAGCTGCGTACTCTGATCCTGACCCTGCCCTCAGCGATGCCTAAACAGGAGCGCGAGATTTTCCGCCGCCGGATGTTTGAAGCTATCGCCATCGTCTGGAAAGCGATGGGTTGGCACCCGCAGGATGAAGATTTTGCCAGCCGTAAACAGCAGGATAAGAGCGTGATCCCGGTCCCGACCATCCAGATGGAATGGGACGAAGCCAGCTGCGGTCAGCTGGTGTGGCTGTATAACGAAGCCATTTCCCACTTCGGCGGCCAGACGGAAGCGTTTTTCGCCTCCCTCGCCCGCCCCGATCGCGAAGTCGAACCCGGCGCTCAGCCTGGACGCTCACTGCGCGTGGCCTCGATTGATATTGGTGGCGGCACGACCGATATGGCGATCACCCATTATCAACTGGATGATGGTTCGGGGAATAACGTCAAAATCACGCCACAGCTGCTGTTCCGCGAAGGTTTTAAAGTCGCAGGAGACGATACGCTGTTGGACGTTATCCAGCGCTACGTTTTGCCAGCTTTGCAAACACAGCTGCAAAAATCCGGTATCGCCGACGCCTCACTGCTGATGGCGTCTCTGTTTGGTGATTCCGGGCGCATTGATACCCAGGCAGTCCTGCGACAGCAGACGGCTCTGCAGCTGTTTATGCCAATAGGCCACGCCATTCTGGCGGCATGGGAAAACAGCGATATCGACGATCCGCTGGCTGGATTGCACGCCACCTTCGGCGATCTGCTCAAACAGCAGCCGACCCGCAATGTGATGAACTATTTGCAGCAGGCGGTCGACCATGCACTGCCGGCCGGTTCCGCCCCGTTCGACCTGTTTGCAGTACCGCTGCATGTAAACTTCCACGAAATGCAGGACGCAATGCTGACAGGCCAGTTTACGCTGGCCGCCCCGCTGCACGCCGTTTGTGAAGCCATTTCGCATTATGCCTGCGACATTTTGCTGATCACCGGGCGTCCGGGCTGCCTGCCTGGCGTGCAGGCGCTGATTCGCCACCTGCAACCAGTGCCCGTCAACCGTATCGTCTGGCTGGATAAATATCGCGTGCACGAATGGTATCCATTTAGCCAGCAGGGCCGCATCGGTAATCCAAAATCTACCGCCGCCGTTGGCGCGATGCTGTGCAGCCTTGCGCTGGATCTCCGTTTGCCGCGCTTTAATTTTAAAGCCGCCGATATTGGTGCCTATTCAACCGTGCGTTATCTGGGCGTGCTCGACAATACGGTCAACACGCTGCGCGAAGAGAACGTCTGGTATCAGGACATCGACCTCGATAAACCGGGCGCAAAACTGGATGCAAAACTGCACTTCCCGCTGCGCGGTAACGTCACGCTGGGATTCCGTCAGCTGGCAAACACCCGCTGGCCGGCAACTCCGCTCTATAC
Above is a window of Lelliottia jeotgali DNA encoding:
- a CDS encoding Dipeptide-binding ABC transporter, periplasmic substrate-binding component encodes the protein MSTGKKTGKTLLALALSTLLPASAAWAANTDTIIYCSEASPESFNPQIASSGPSFVASSQVLYNRLINFDPVKNTPVPSLAESWTISPDGKTYTFTLRKGVKFNSNKFFKPTRDFNADDVIFSVLRQKDPKHPYHNVSQGNYEYFNDVGLDKLIQDVKKVDDYHVQFVLTEPNAAFLADWGMDFASILSAEYADVMLKKGTPENVDTWPIGTGPYVLQQYKVDSQIRYLANPNYWDGAVPTKHLIFSITPNVETRLAKLQTNECQIIPAPSPVQFDVIKNNKDLTLHSVDALNVGYLAFNTEKKPFDNVLVRQALNYATDKTAIVNAVFMGSGTVAKSPIPPNMLGYNKDLKDYSYDPEKAKALLKQAGLEKGAEVTLWSMPVQRPYNPNSKRIAEMIQNDWAKVGVKAKIVSYEWGEYLSGMRKGEHDAALFGWMSDNGDPDNFADVLLGCNSIKTGSNAARWCDKGYNDLVQKAKLTSEPAKRAELYGQAQEIFYQQAPWIALANGKTFYATRSNVTGYSVSLMGSDFSKAKLN
- a CDS encoding virulence effector protein, producing the protein MAKTLLRSGNLDDFQAVGGGGQAVFESALQIREALRLRKQQAIVDCLAIPQVNDGGDRVDWYSPVDGDVSSWNATDEDARFRALHYLENTLSSVESLSKKSLQSPKTAQQLFGSLLSKAFQFPGENFLFLVDGKPVITFWGFVNLNENAREDVLDCLRESLKPEPMPAPVEEPEPEEPAPTIVFEQADAPLVAPPPVVRVTEDDLYSAEPATVRMPEVATPVEPAPAVIGKKRRVPLWSLPVAAVIIAAVAAPLLWPKQAPSAEPTPVSAPAPLAIAPKPVKPAVEMTMNLPLHQAEVLPVKAAEPAPAPVEQAVVITAIPKDAMVMDAVQVKTGSTKFLNGTWRAMLDVKDPITGKPPSLRYQIQNNKGIARVVHGDNVVCRSDIFSGLHSNGELMIKSRGNARCTDGSRYPMPEIACKAGTNDVAECTARYDAKTVVPLTFKKAGA
- a CDS encoding SrfB; its protein translation is MLVNLCDYKQSVTLIANSGVQFLDFGLTPQDSASLGRFVRKTANGPLLRLNYDLVNSRYTLPAGRGGQPEVVKPESTYTLHQSLAVLDGVWFPIPFLRFNPPRTFVDGPDNWARAQVRKLETPDSAGNTHRVTFALDSQIADHATPGLSPVENDILNGTRFALAWRDDEVLSFLDQTWIDGWLREAFTGYATGVENRSERDLHQALRGFEYQAHWLNLMTMLGEQITVPEVKFVTHTLSTPAIPVDLILDVGNTHTCGVIIEDHGDANDGLRQTAELQVRSLSEPQFLNEPLFTSRLEFSEARFGKQHFSVESGREDAFVWPSIVRVGDEARKLAMQRLGTEGNSGISSPRRYLWDETPTVQDWRFSQMNAKTQREPLATAFPLMNLMNDDGQPLFTLPQDERLPVFSPQYSRSTLMTHMLCELLAQALGQINSVATRLRLGFPASPRQLRTLILTLPSAMPKQEREIFRRRMFEAIAIVWKAMGWHPQDEDFASRKQQDKSVIPVPTIQMEWDEASCGQLVWLYNEAISHFGGQTEAFFASLARPDREVEPGAQPGRSLRVASIDIGGGTTDMAITHYQLDDGSGNNVKITPQLLFREGFKVAGDDTLLDVIQRYVLPALQTQLQKSGIADASLLMASLFGDSGRIDTQAVLRQQTALQLFMPIGHAILAAWENSDIDDPLAGLHATFGDLLKQQPTRNVMNYLQQAVDHALPAGSAPFDLFAVPLHVNFHEMQDAMLTGQFTLAAPLHAVCEAISHYACDILLITGRPGCLPGVQALIRHLQPVPVNRIVWLDKYRVHEWYPFSQQGRIGNPKSTAAVGAMLCSLALDLRLPRFNFKAADIGAYSTVRYLGVLDNTVNTLREENVWYQDIDLDKPGAKLDAKLHFPLRGNVTLGFRQLANTRWPATPLYTLSINSAELAKSIAGDGVLNVRLQLRGGTKHEGPESFELSDAWLQDGTPVPPDALTFKLNTLADRRHSGSHYWIDSGSVYLK